From Vanrija pseudolonga chromosome 1, complete sequence, a single genomic window includes:
- the GATA gene encoding 4-aminobutyrate aminotransferase: protein MRSVALPSRVVRAARTHSRAFSSRSLIPDEPVKPQVLTAAVPGPQSLAISKEIDQIQDARTHVLVADYEKSSGNYLVDADNNVLLDVFGQISSIALGYNVPQLIELAKSVSLAEKKVTQPLTLPQKEFITAALNRPALGSFPPKDWAKWLEEGLLTVRPKGLDQLVTTLCGSSANETAFKAACMAYRNRERGGAAFTQEELDSCMLNHAPGSPELVVLSFKSGFHGRLFGSLSATRSKAIHKIDVPAFDWPVAPFPNTQYPLAENEAANKAEEARCLAEYEEILVQHKKTRPVAAVIIEPILSEGGDCHASPEYFRQLRLIAKKHDAYFIVDEVQTGVGATGTFWAHEKWGLKEGEEPDFVTFSKKMQQAGIFHKLDTRPNAPYRNYNTWMGDPMRTLQARELIKVIRDNNLVEHTAATGKKLSATLADIFSRNQGVVSNHRGQNDGTFQAFDFETPAKRDAFVTKMRANGIQVGGCGDRSTRLRPTLTFGDAHLAILAEGIEKTLKQI from the exons ATGCGCTCAGTTGCTCTGCCATCTCGCGTCGTCCGTGCCGCCCGCACCCACTCGcgcgccttctcctcgcgctccctcatccccgacgagcccgtcAAGCCCCAGGTGCTCACCGCTGCCGTCCCCGGCCCCCAGAGCCTGGCCATT TCCAAGGAGATCGACCAGATCCAGGACGCCCGTACCCACGTTCTCGTTGCCGACTACGAGAAGTCGAGTGGAAactacctcgtcgacgccgacaacaatgtcctcctcgacgtcttTGGCCAGATCTCGTCGATCGCCCTCGGCTACAACGTTCCCCAGCTgatcgagctcgccaagtcGGTGAGTCTTGCTGAAAAGAAGGTCACCCAGCCGCTAACGCTCCCACAGAAGGAGTTCATCACTGCTGCCCTCAACCGCCCTGCCCTCGGCTCCTTCCCTCCAAAGGACTGGGCCAAGTGGCTCGAGGAGGGTCTCCTGACTGTCCGCCCCAAGggcctcgaccagctcgtcaCCACCCTCTGTGGTTCGAGTGCCAACG AGACCGCCTTCAAGGCTGCCTGCATGGCCTACCGTaaccgcgagcgcggcggcgctgccttCACccaggaggagctcgactcgTGCATGCTCAACCACGCCCCCGGCTCGCCCGAGCTCGTTGTCCTCTCGTTCAAGAGCGGTTTCCACGGCCGTCTCTTCGGCTCGCTCTCGGCTACCCGCTCCAAGGCCATTCACAAGATTGACGTTCCCGCTTTCGACTGGCCTGTGGCCCCCTTCCCCAACACCCAGTACCCTCTCGCTGAGAACGAGGCTGCcaacaaggccgaggaggcccgctgcctcgccgagtacgaggagATCCTTGTCCAGCA CAAGAAGActcgccccgtcgccgcggtcaTCATCGAGCCCATCCTCTCGGAGGGTGGTGACTGCCACGCCTCGCCCGAGTACTTCCGCCAGCTCCGTCTCATCGCCAAGAAGCACGACGCCTACTtcattgtcgacgaggtgcagaCTGGTGTTGGTGCTACCGGTACCTTCTGGGCCCACGAGAAGTGGggcctcaaggagggcgaggagcccGACTTTGTCACCTTCTCCAAGAAGATGCAGCAGGCCGGTATCTTCCACAAGCTCGACACGCGCCCCAACGCTCCCTACCGCAACTACAACACCTGGATGGGTGACCCGATGCGCACTCTCCAGGCCCGTGAGCTCATCAAGGTCATCAGGGACAACAACCTTGTCGAGCACACCGCTGCCACCGGCAAGAAGCTTTCCGCCACTCTTGCCGACATCTTCTCGCGCAACCAGGGCGTCGTCTCGAACCACCGTGGCCAGAACGACGGTACTTTCCAGGCCTTCGACTTTGAGACCCCCGCCAAGCGTGACGCCTTTGTTACCAAGATGCGCGCCAACGGTATCCAGGTCGGTGGCTGTGGTGACCGCTCCACCAGGTTGCGACCCACCCTCACCTTCGGCGATGCTcacctcgccatcctcgccgagggcattGAGAAGACGCTCAAGCAGATCTAG
- the SPBC30D10.14_2 gene encoding putative AIM2 family protein: MSKAEGTTCCPPSAPKPKVAHPVSEQGAYEPRGKLVKAGDFEQVYVTGPDDAEHAILVVYDIFGFWETTLRGSDLLVSNLQLTLPHKVFMPDLFRGKPFPPDKDGDKEELGKFFAGTANLEKRLPEVIKFAEYLKNERGFHSVSLLGYCWGGKITLLSLSSQLPHHESSVFTCGATVHPAMIAVDDGKHLDRPLAFFPSKDEPKDVIDSIVSAMQHKKFEEQCAYHFYNTVHHGWAAARADLNDPENFKQYEDVYQRLADYFARVDCASSPGQSRL, encoded by the exons ATGTCCAAAG ccgaGGGAACCACCTGCtgcccgccgtcggcgcccaagcccaaggtcgCGCACCCCGTGTCTGAGCAGGGCGCGTACGAGCCGCGGGGAAAGCTGGTAAAGGCCGGCGACTTTGAGCAGGTCTACGTC ACCGGGCCCGATGACGCCGAGCATGCCATCCTCGTCGTGTACGACATCTTTGGCTTCTG GGAGACGACGCTGCGT GGCTCGGACCTCCTCGTCTCCAACCTCCAGCTCACCCTCCCGCACAAGGTGTTCATGCCTGACCTGTTCCGCGGCAAGCCCTTCCCGCCTGACAAGGACGgggacaaggaggagctgggcaaGTTCTTTGCTGGCAC TGCCAACCTTGAGAAGCGCCTCCCCGAGGTCATCAAGTTCGCCGAGTACTTGAAGAACGAGCGCGGCTTCCACTCGGTCTCGCTGCTCGGCTACTGCTGGG GTGGCAAGATTACGCTGCTGTCGCTCTCGAGCCAGCTGCCACACCACGAGAGCTCAGTCTTCacgtgcggcgcgacggtCCACCCTGCCATgatcgccgtcgacgacggcaagcacCTCGACCGCCCGCTCGCCTTTTTCCCGAGCAAGGATGAGCCAAAGGACGTCATCGACTCGATTGTCAGCGCGATGCAGCACAAGAAGTTTGAGGAGCAGTGTGCCTACCACTTTTACAACACTGT GCACCACGGATGGGCggctgcccgcgccgacctcaaCGACCCCGAGAACTTCAAGCAGTACGAGGATGTGTATCAGCGTCTCGCCGACTACTTTGCGCGGGTCgactgcgcgagctc ACCCGGGCAGAGTAGGCTATGA
- the SPBC30D10.14_2 gene encoding putative AIM2 family protein, producing the protein MSKAEGTTCCPPSAPKPKVAHPVSEQGAYEPRGKLVKAGDFEQVYVTGPDDAEHAILVVYDIFGFWETTLRGSDLLVSNLQLTLPHKVFMPDLFRGKPFPPDKDGDKEELGKFFAGTANLEKRLPEVIKFAEYLKNERGFHSVSLLGYCWGGKITLLSLSSQLPHHESSVFTCGATVHPAMIAVDDGKHLDRPLAFFPSKDEPKDVIDSIVSAMQHKKFEEQCAYHFYNTVHHGWAAARADLNDPENFKQYEDVYQRLADYFARVDCASS; encoded by the exons ATGTCCAAAG ccgaGGGAACCACCTGCtgcccgccgtcggcgcccaagcccaaggtcgCGCACCCCGTGTCTGAGCAGGGCGCGTACGAGCCGCGGGGAAAGCTGGTAAAGGCCGGCGACTTTGAGCAGGTCTACGTC ACCGGGCCCGATGACGCCGAGCATGCCATCCTCGTCGTGTACGACATCTTTGGCTTCTG GGAGACGACGCTGCGT GGCTCGGACCTCCTCGTCTCCAACCTCCAGCTCACCCTCCCGCACAAGGTGTTCATGCCTGACCTGTTCCGCGGCAAGCCCTTCCCGCCTGACAAGGACGgggacaaggaggagctgggcaaGTTCTTTGCTGGCAC TGCCAACCTTGAGAAGCGCCTCCCCGAGGTCATCAAGTTCGCCGAGTACTTGAAGAACGAGCGCGGCTTCCACTCGGTCTCGCTGCTCGGCTACTGCTGGG GTGGCAAGATTACGCTGCTGTCGCTCTCGAGCCAGCTGCCACACCACGAGAGCTCAGTCTTCacgtgcggcgcgacggtCCACCCTGCCATgatcgccgtcgacgacggcaagcacCTCGACCGCCCGCTCGCCTTTTTCCCGAGCAAGGATGAGCCAAAGGACGTCATCGACTCGATTGTCAGCGCGATGCAGCACAAGAAGTTTGAGGAGCAGTGTGCCTACCACTTTTACAACACTGT GCACCACGGATGGGCggctgcccgcgccgacctcaaCGACCCCGAGAACTTCAAGCAGTACGAGGATGTGTATCAGCGTCTCGCCGACTACTTTGCGCGGGTCgactgcgcgagctcgtga
- the rps7 gene encoding 40S ribosomal protein S7, with the protein MSFQSKIFRTANAPNSAPTEVEQQIAQALLDLQTNVPDLKAELAPLQISAAREVDVKGGKKAIVVFVPVPQVKAFHKIQQRLTRELEKKLSDKYIVFVSQRRVLPKESRNSSAKLGQKRPRSRTLTAVHEKILEDLVFPSEIVGKRTRIAADGSKLIRVYLDAKDANLLEYKLDTFSSVYRTLAGKDVVFEFPVTAAE; encoded by the exons ATGTCGTTCCAGTCGAAGATCTTCCGCACTGCCAACGCTCCCAACTCGGCCCCCACCGAGGTTGAGCAGCAGATTGCCCAGgctctcctcgacctccagACCAACGTCCccgacctcaaggccgagctcgctccCCTCCAGATCTCGGCCGCTCGTGAGGTCGAcgtcaagggcggcaagaaggccaTTGTTGTCTTCGTCCCCGTTCCCCAGGTCAAGGCGTTCCACAAGATCCAGCAGCG CCTTacccgcgagctcgagaagaagcTTTCGGACAAGTACATTGTCTTCGTCTCGCAGCGCCGTGTCCTCCCCAAGGAGTCGCGCAACTCGtcggccaagctcggccaGAAGCGcccccgctcgcgcacccTCACCGCCGTCCACGAGAAGATCCTTGAGGACCTCGTCTTCCCCTCGGAGATTGTTGGCAAGCGCAcccgcatcgccgccgacggctcCAAGCTCATCCGTGTCTACCTtgacgccaaggacgccaacctcctcgagTACAAGCTCGACACCTTCTCGTCGGTCTACCGCACCCTCGCCGGCAAGGACGTTGTCTTCGAGTTccccgtcaccgccgccgagtag